In a genomic window of Vulpes vulpes isolate BD-2025 chromosome 6, VulVul3, whole genome shotgun sequence:
- the MCF2L gene encoding guanine nucleotide exchange factor DBS isoform X33 yields MGFTMQCRSGPRIIGGIVLALQDAGIGFILVIDRRQDKWTSVKASILRIAASFPANLQLVLVLRPTGFFQRALSDLAFKFNRDDLKMKVPVIMLSSVPELHGYIDKSQLTEDLGGTLDYCHTRWLCHRTAIESFALMVKQTAQMLQSFGTELAETELPNDVQSTSSVLCAHTEKKDKAKEDMRLALDEGQSILENIREPLAKSGEQSLNQDELDNQTTVQRLLAQLNETEAAFDEFWAKHQQKLQQCLQLRHFEQDFREVKSSLDALAQKIATFTDVGNSLAHAEHLLKDLASFEEKSSASVKRAHTLSLEGEKLIDTKHYAVDSIRPKCHELQYLCDQFAAEVERRRGLLSKSLELHGLLEASMKWCDEGIYLLASQPVDKCQSQDGAEAALQEIEKFLETGAENKIQELNKIYQDYESILTKDLMEHVQKVFQKQEGMEEMFHRRQASLKKLAAKQMRPVQPVAPRPEALTKSPCPSPGSRRGSENSSEGSTLRRGPYRRAKSEVSESRQGRSSSTGHEEESLAVLRRHVMNELLDTERVYVEELLCVLEGYAAELDNPLMAHLMSPGLQNKKDILFGNMEEIYHFHNRIFLRELEEYTDCPELVGRCFLERMEEFQIYEKYCQNKPRSESLWRQCSDCPFFQECQRKLDHKLSLDSYLLKPVQRITKYQLLLKEMLKYSKSCEGAEDLQEALSSILGILKAVNDSMHLIAITGYDGNLSDLGKLLMQGSFSVWTDHKKGHSKVKDLARFKPMQRHLFLHEKAVLFCKKREENGEGYEKAPSYSYKQSLNMAAVGITENVKGDVRKFEIWYNAREEVYIVQAPTAEVKAAWVSEIRKVLTSQLQACREASQHRTLEQSQSLPLPTPPSTSPSKGTTRNIKKLEERKTDPLSLEGYMSPSSLPKPPEKGRASPTSPDKKPKRHEVKSDPTPFGLRGWSKTSHPLEAPEDNDGWSSAEELMNSSDAEEEGRVGPRKLVPGKYTVVVDDEKGSPEALAVRNGDMVEVVQEGDEGLWYVRNLSSSKESWVPASSLSALLGMSGSAQCLSSSVW; encoded by the exons GTCATAATGCTGAGCTCAGTACCAGAACTACACGGTTACATCGACAAGTCCCAGCTGACCGAGGACCTGGGTGGGACCCTGGATTACTGCCACACCAGGTGGCTGTGTCACCGCACT GCAATTGAAAGTTTCGCCCTCATGGTCAAGCAGACAGCTCAGATGCTACAGTCCTTTGGGACTGAGCTGGCCGAAACGGAGCTGCCCAACGACGTGCAGTCCACGAGCTCAGTGCTCTGTGCACACACGGAGAAGAAGGACAAAGCAAAG GAGGACATGAGGTTGGCATTGGATGAGGGGCAGAGCATCCTGGAGAACATCAGGGAACCTCTGGCCAAGAGTGGGGAGCAGAGCCTGAACCAGGATGAACTGGACAACCAGACCACTGTGCAGAG gcTCCTGGCCCAGCTGAACGAGACCGAGGCTGCCTTCGATGAGTTCTGGGCAAAGCACCAGCAGAAGCTCCAGCAGTGTCTGCAGCTCCGGCACTTTGAGCAGGACTTCCGAGAG GTCAAATCCTCCTTAGATGCACTGGCCCAGAAGATAGCCACCTTCACCGACGTGGGCAACAGCCTGGCACACGCAGAGCACCTCCTAAAGGACCTTGCCAGCTTTGAGGAGAAGTCTAGC GCCTCTGTCAAGCGGGCCCACACCCTGTCCCTGGAGGGTGAGAAGCTCATTGACACCAAGCACTACGCCGTGGACTCCATCCGCCCCAAGTGCCACGAGCTCCAGTACCTCTGTGACCAGTTTGCAGCCGAGGtcgagaggaggagggggcttcTCAGCAAGTCCCTGGAGCTGCATGGCCTCTTGGAAGCA TCTATGAAGTGGTGCGATGAGGGCATCTACCTGCTGGCCTCACAGCCTGTGGACAAGTGCCAGTCCCAGGATGGTGCAGAGGCCGCACTGCAGGAAATTGAGAAATTTCTGGAGACCGGTGCAGAAAATAAGATCCAGGAGCTCAATAAAATTTACCAGGACTACGAATCCATCCTCACCAAAGACCTGATG GAGCACGTGCAGAAGGTCTTCCAGAAGCAAGAGGGCATGGAGGAGATGTTCCACCGGAGACAGGCAAGCCTGAAGAAGCTGGCAGCCAAGCAGATGAGGCCTGTGCAGCCAGTGGCGCCCCGGCCGGAGGCACTCACAAAatcaccctgcccctccccag GCAGCCGGCGAGGCTCTGAGAACAGCTCTGAGGGCAGCACACTCCGGAGAGGGCCCTACAGGAGGGCCAAG AGCGAAGTGAGTGAGAGCCGGCAGGGTCGGAGCAGCTCCACGGGGCATGAGGAGGAGAGCCTGGCTGTCCTGCGGAG GCATGTGATGAACGAACTCTTGGACACAGAACGGGTCTACGTGGAGGAATTGCTCTGTGTCCTGGAG ggTTATGCTGCTGAGCTGGATAACCCACTCATGGCACACCTCATGTCACCAGGCCTTCAGAACAAAAAGGACATTCTGTTTGGAAACATGGAAGAGATTTACCACTTTCATAACAG AATATTCCTGAGGGAGCTGGAGGAGTACACGGACTGCCCAGAGCTGGTCGGAAGGTGTTTCCTGGAGCGG ATGGAGGAGTTCCAGATCTATGAGAAGTATTGCCAGAACAAGCCGCGCTCCGAGAGCCTCTGGCGACAGTGCTCCGACTGTCCATTCTTCCAG GAATGCCAGAGGAAGCTGGACCACAAGCTCAGTCTGGACTCCTACCTGCTGAAGCCAGTTCAGAGGATCACCAAGTACCAGCTGCTGCTCAAG GAGATGCTAAAATACAGCAAGAGCTGCGAGGGGGCCGAGGACCTGCAGGAGGCGCTGAGCTCCATCCTGGGCATCCTCAAGGCTGTGAACGACTCCATGCACCTGATTGCCATCACCGGCTATGAT GGGAACCTGAGTGACCTGGGAAAGCtgctgatgcagggctcattcAGCGTCTGGACAGACCACAAGAAGGGCCACAGCAAAGTGAAGGACCTGGCCAGGTTCAAGCCCATGCAGCGCCACCTTTTCCTGCACGAGAAGGCCGTGCTCTTCtgcaagaagagggaggagaacgGGGAGGGGTACGAGAAGGCCCCTTCGTACAGCTACAAGCAGTCCCTGAAT ATGGCGGCTGTCGGCATAACCGAGAACGTGAAAGGTGACGTGAGGAAGTTTGAGATCTGGTACAACGCCAGGGAGGAGGTGTACATTGTGCAG GCACCAACAGCTGAAGTTAAAGCGGCCTGGGTGAGTGAGATTCGCAAGGTGCTGACCAGCCAGCTGCAAGCCTGCCGAG AAGCCAGCCAGCACCGCACATTGGAGCAGTCCCAGAGCCTGCCTCTGCCCACGCCACCCAGCACCAG TCCCTCGAAAGGGACCACAAGAAACATCAAAAagttggaagaaaggaaaactgacCCCCTAAGCCTGGAAGGCTACATGAGCCCCTCGTCGTTGCCGAAGCCCCCCGAGAAGGGCAGAG CTTCTCCTACCAGCCCTGACAAAAAACCTAAGCGACACGAAGTAAAGAGCGACCCAACGCCTTTTGGTTTACGAG GTTGGAGCAAAACATCTCACCCCTTGGAGGCCCCTGAGGACAACGATGGCTGGTCCAGTGCTGAGGAGTTGATGAATTCCTCGGACgcagaggaggaaggcagagTGGGCCCCAGGAAGCTG GTTCCCGGAAAGTACACGGTCGTGGTGGACGACGAGAAGGGAAGCCCCGAGGCGCTGGCCGTGCGGAACGGGGATATGGTGGAGGTGGTCCAGGAGGGTGACGAGGGCCTTTG GTATGTCAGGAACCTGAGCTCCAGCAAGGAGAGCTGGGTGCCGGCCAGCAGCCTGTCCGCGCTCCTCGGCATGTCCGGCTCTGCGCAGTGCCTGAGCAGCTCAG TTTGGTGA
- the MCF2L gene encoding guanine nucleotide exchange factor DBS isoform X30: MGFTMQCRSGPRIIGGIVLALQDAGIGFILVIDRRQDKWTSVKASILRIAASFPANLQLVLVLRPTGFFQRALSDLAFKFNRDDLKMKVPVIMLSSVPELHGYIDKSQLTEDLGGTLDYCHTRWLCHRTAIESFALMVKQTAQMLQSFGTELAETELPNDVQSTSSVLCAHTEKKDKAKEDMRLALDEGQSILENIREPLAKSGEQSLNQDELDNQTTVQRLLAQLNETEAAFDEFWAKHQQKLQQCLQLRHFEQDFREVKSSLDALAQKIATFTDVGNSLAHAEHLLKDLASFEEKSSASVKRAHTLSLEGEKLIDTKHYAVDSIRPKCHELQYLCDQFAAEVERRRGLLSKSLELHGLLEASMKWCDEGIYLLASQPVDKCQSQDGAEAALQEIEKFLETGAENKIQELNKIYQDYESILTKDLMEHVQKVFQKQEGMEEMFHRRQASLKKLAAKQMRPVQPVAPRPEALTKSPCPSPGSRRGSENSSEGSTLRRGPYRRAKSEVSESRQGRSSSTGHEEESLAVLRRHVMNELLDTERVYVEELLCVLEGYAAELDNPLMAHLMSPGLQNKKDILFGNMEEIYHFHNRIFLRELEEYTDCPELVGRCFLERMEEFQIYEKYCQNKPRSESLWRQCSDCPFFQECQRKLDHKLSLDSYLLKPVQRITKYQLLLKEMLKYSKSCEGAEDLQEALSSILGILKAVNDSMHLIAITGYDGNLSDLGKLLMQGSFSVWTDHKKGHSKVKDLARFKPMQRHLFLHEKAVLFCKKREENGEGYEKAPSYSYKQSLNMAAVGITENVKGDVRKFEIWYNAREEVYIVQAPTAEVKAAWVSEIRKVLTSQLQACREASQHRTLEQSQSLPLPTPPSTSPSKGTTRNIKKLEERKTDPLSLEGYMSPSSLPKPPEKGRDDMVTSSTSESSALSRKRFTLQGFANLKGQKASPTSPDKKPKRHEVKSDPTPFGLRGWSKTSHPLEAPEDNDGWSSAEELMNSSDAEEEGRVGPRKLVPGKYTVVVDDEKGSPEALAVRNGDMVEVVQEGDEGLWYVRNLSSSKESWVPASSLSALLGMSGSAQCLSSSVW; encoded by the exons GTCATAATGCTGAGCTCAGTACCAGAACTACACGGTTACATCGACAAGTCCCAGCTGACCGAGGACCTGGGTGGGACCCTGGATTACTGCCACACCAGGTGGCTGTGTCACCGCACT GCAATTGAAAGTTTCGCCCTCATGGTCAAGCAGACAGCTCAGATGCTACAGTCCTTTGGGACTGAGCTGGCCGAAACGGAGCTGCCCAACGACGTGCAGTCCACGAGCTCAGTGCTCTGTGCACACACGGAGAAGAAGGACAAAGCAAAG GAGGACATGAGGTTGGCATTGGATGAGGGGCAGAGCATCCTGGAGAACATCAGGGAACCTCTGGCCAAGAGTGGGGAGCAGAGCCTGAACCAGGATGAACTGGACAACCAGACCACTGTGCAGAG gcTCCTGGCCCAGCTGAACGAGACCGAGGCTGCCTTCGATGAGTTCTGGGCAAAGCACCAGCAGAAGCTCCAGCAGTGTCTGCAGCTCCGGCACTTTGAGCAGGACTTCCGAGAG GTCAAATCCTCCTTAGATGCACTGGCCCAGAAGATAGCCACCTTCACCGACGTGGGCAACAGCCTGGCACACGCAGAGCACCTCCTAAAGGACCTTGCCAGCTTTGAGGAGAAGTCTAGC GCCTCTGTCAAGCGGGCCCACACCCTGTCCCTGGAGGGTGAGAAGCTCATTGACACCAAGCACTACGCCGTGGACTCCATCCGCCCCAAGTGCCACGAGCTCCAGTACCTCTGTGACCAGTTTGCAGCCGAGGtcgagaggaggagggggcttcTCAGCAAGTCCCTGGAGCTGCATGGCCTCTTGGAAGCA TCTATGAAGTGGTGCGATGAGGGCATCTACCTGCTGGCCTCACAGCCTGTGGACAAGTGCCAGTCCCAGGATGGTGCAGAGGCCGCACTGCAGGAAATTGAGAAATTTCTGGAGACCGGTGCAGAAAATAAGATCCAGGAGCTCAATAAAATTTACCAGGACTACGAATCCATCCTCACCAAAGACCTGATG GAGCACGTGCAGAAGGTCTTCCAGAAGCAAGAGGGCATGGAGGAGATGTTCCACCGGAGACAGGCAAGCCTGAAGAAGCTGGCAGCCAAGCAGATGAGGCCTGTGCAGCCAGTGGCGCCCCGGCCGGAGGCACTCACAAAatcaccctgcccctccccag GCAGCCGGCGAGGCTCTGAGAACAGCTCTGAGGGCAGCACACTCCGGAGAGGGCCCTACAGGAGGGCCAAG AGCGAAGTGAGTGAGAGCCGGCAGGGTCGGAGCAGCTCCACGGGGCATGAGGAGGAGAGCCTGGCTGTCCTGCGGAG GCATGTGATGAACGAACTCTTGGACACAGAACGGGTCTACGTGGAGGAATTGCTCTGTGTCCTGGAG ggTTATGCTGCTGAGCTGGATAACCCACTCATGGCACACCTCATGTCACCAGGCCTTCAGAACAAAAAGGACATTCTGTTTGGAAACATGGAAGAGATTTACCACTTTCATAACAG AATATTCCTGAGGGAGCTGGAGGAGTACACGGACTGCCCAGAGCTGGTCGGAAGGTGTTTCCTGGAGCGG ATGGAGGAGTTCCAGATCTATGAGAAGTATTGCCAGAACAAGCCGCGCTCCGAGAGCCTCTGGCGACAGTGCTCCGACTGTCCATTCTTCCAG GAATGCCAGAGGAAGCTGGACCACAAGCTCAGTCTGGACTCCTACCTGCTGAAGCCAGTTCAGAGGATCACCAAGTACCAGCTGCTGCTCAAG GAGATGCTAAAATACAGCAAGAGCTGCGAGGGGGCCGAGGACCTGCAGGAGGCGCTGAGCTCCATCCTGGGCATCCTCAAGGCTGTGAACGACTCCATGCACCTGATTGCCATCACCGGCTATGAT GGGAACCTGAGTGACCTGGGAAAGCtgctgatgcagggctcattcAGCGTCTGGACAGACCACAAGAAGGGCCACAGCAAAGTGAAGGACCTGGCCAGGTTCAAGCCCATGCAGCGCCACCTTTTCCTGCACGAGAAGGCCGTGCTCTTCtgcaagaagagggaggagaacgGGGAGGGGTACGAGAAGGCCCCTTCGTACAGCTACAAGCAGTCCCTGAAT ATGGCGGCTGTCGGCATAACCGAGAACGTGAAAGGTGACGTGAGGAAGTTTGAGATCTGGTACAACGCCAGGGAGGAGGTGTACATTGTGCAG GCACCAACAGCTGAAGTTAAAGCGGCCTGGGTGAGTGAGATTCGCAAGGTGCTGACCAGCCAGCTGCAAGCCTGCCGAG AAGCCAGCCAGCACCGCACATTGGAGCAGTCCCAGAGCCTGCCTCTGCCCACGCCACCCAGCACCAG TCCCTCGAAAGGGACCACAAGAAACATCAAAAagttggaagaaaggaaaactgacCCCCTAAGCCTGGAAGGCTACATGAGCCCCTCGTCGTTGCCGAAGCCCCCCGAGAAGGGCAGAG atgacatggtcACTAGCTCTACCTCAGAAAGCTCCGCGCTTTCCAGAAAGCGCTTTACCCTGCAGGGCTTTGCTAACCTCAAAGGTCAGAAAG CTTCTCCTACCAGCCCTGACAAAAAACCTAAGCGACACGAAGTAAAGAGCGACCCAACGCCTTTTGGTTTACGAG GTTGGAGCAAAACATCTCACCCCTTGGAGGCCCCTGAGGACAACGATGGCTGGTCCAGTGCTGAGGAGTTGATGAATTCCTCGGACgcagaggaggaaggcagagTGGGCCCCAGGAAGCTG GTTCCCGGAAAGTACACGGTCGTGGTGGACGACGAGAAGGGAAGCCCCGAGGCGCTGGCCGTGCGGAACGGGGATATGGTGGAGGTGGTCCAGGAGGGTGACGAGGGCCTTTG GTATGTCAGGAACCTGAGCTCCAGCAAGGAGAGCTGGGTGCCGGCCAGCAGCCTGTCCGCGCTCCTCGGCATGTCCGGCTCTGCGCAGTGCCTGAGCAGCTCAG TTTGGTGA